One genomic segment of Pseudomonas chlororaphis subsp. aurantiaca includes these proteins:
- the flhA gene encoding flagellar biosynthesis protein FlhA: protein MDRSQLISTARTNLADLSRGNLGVPLLLLVMLAMMMLPVPPFLLDVFFTFNIALSIVVLLVCVYALRPLDFAVFPTILLVATLLRLALNVASTRVVMLHGQDGHAAAGKVIQAFGEVVIGGNYVVGIVVFAILMIINFVVVTKGAGRISEVSARFTLDAMPGKQMAIDADLNAGLIDQAQAKARRQEVAQEAEFYGSMDGASKFVRGDAIAGLLILFINLIGGMAVGIFQHHMSFGDAGRVYALLTIGDGLVAQLPSLLLSTAAAIMVTRASGSEDMGKQISRQMFASPRALAVAAGLMAVMGLVPGMPHFSFLSMAALAAGAAYLFWKRQNVVKVKALEEVKRQQELLPSPARAMETKELGWDDVTQIDMIGLEVGYRLIPLVDRNQGGQLLARIKGVRKKLSQDLGFLMPTVHIRDNLDLAPSAYRLTLMGVILAEAEIYPDRELAINPGQVYGTLNGITAKDPAFGLEAVWIEISQRAQAQSLGYTVVDASTVVATHLNQILYKHSSELIGHEEVQQLLQLLAKGSPKLAEELVPGVLSLSQLLKVLQALLAEQVPVRDIRSIAEAIANNAAKSQDTAALVAAVRVGLSRAIVQSIVGTESELPVITLEPRLEQILLNSLQKAGQGSEEGVLLEPSMAEKLQRSLIEAAQRQEMQGQPVILLVAGPVRAMLSRFGRLAVPGLHVLAYQEIPDNKQVTIVATVGPNG, encoded by the coding sequence GTGGATCGCTCTCAGTTAATCAGTACGGCTCGCACTAACCTGGCTGACCTCAGTCGGGGGAACCTGGGTGTGCCGCTGTTGCTGCTGGTCATGCTGGCCATGATGATGCTGCCGGTGCCGCCGTTCCTGCTGGACGTGTTCTTCACCTTCAACATCGCCCTGTCGATCGTCGTCCTGCTGGTCTGCGTGTATGCCCTGCGGCCGCTGGACTTCGCGGTATTCCCGACCATCCTGCTGGTGGCGACCCTGTTGCGCCTGGCGCTGAACGTGGCCTCCACGCGGGTGGTGATGCTCCACGGCCAGGACGGTCACGCCGCCGCGGGCAAGGTGATCCAGGCCTTCGGCGAGGTGGTGATCGGCGGTAACTATGTGGTCGGTATCGTGGTGTTCGCGATCCTGATGATCATCAACTTCGTGGTGGTGACCAAGGGCGCCGGGCGGATTTCCGAGGTGAGCGCGCGTTTCACCCTCGATGCGATGCCGGGCAAGCAGATGGCCATCGACGCCGACCTCAACGCTGGCCTGATCGACCAGGCCCAGGCCAAGGCGCGGCGCCAGGAAGTGGCCCAGGAGGCCGAGTTCTACGGTTCCATGGACGGTGCCAGCAAGTTCGTCCGCGGTGACGCCATCGCCGGCCTGCTGATCCTGTTCATCAACCTGATTGGCGGCATGGCGGTCGGTATCTTCCAGCACCATATGTCCTTCGGCGATGCCGGCCGGGTCTACGCCTTGCTGACCATCGGTGACGGTTTGGTGGCGCAATTGCCATCGCTGCTGCTGTCCACCGCGGCCGCGATCATGGTGACCCGTGCTTCCGGTTCCGAAGACATGGGCAAGCAGATCAGCCGACAGATGTTCGCCTCGCCCCGGGCCCTGGCTGTCGCCGCCGGCCTGATGGCGGTGATGGGCCTGGTGCCGGGCATGCCGCACTTTTCCTTCCTGAGCATGGCGGCCTTGGCGGCCGGCGCCGCGTACCTGTTCTGGAAGCGCCAGAACGTGGTCAAGGTCAAGGCGCTGGAAGAGGTCAAGCGCCAGCAGGAGTTGCTGCCTTCGCCGGCCCGCGCCATGGAAACCAAGGAGCTGGGCTGGGATGACGTGACCCAGATCGACATGATCGGCCTGGAAGTCGGCTATCGCCTGATTCCCCTGGTGGACCGCAACCAGGGTGGGCAACTGCTGGCGCGGATCAAGGGCGTGCGCAAGAAGTTGTCCCAGGACCTCGGCTTCCTCATGCCGACCGTGCATATTCGCGACAACCTCGACCTGGCGCCCAGCGCTTACCGGCTGACACTGATGGGGGTGATTCTGGCCGAGGCCGAGATCTATCCGGATCGCGAGCTGGCGATCAACCCGGGGCAGGTCTACGGCACGCTCAACGGCATCACCGCCAAAGATCCGGCCTTCGGCCTGGAAGCGGTGTGGATCGAGATCAGCCAGCGCGCCCAGGCGCAGTCGCTGGGCTACACCGTGGTCGATGCCAGTACCGTGGTTGCCACCCACCTCAACCAGATTCTGTACAAGCACTCCAGCGAGCTGATCGGCCACGAAGAAGTCCAGCAGCTCCTGCAACTGCTGGCCAAGGGTTCGCCGAAGCTGGCGGAAGAACTGGTGCCGGGCGTTCTGTCGTTGTCCCAGCTGCTCAAGGTGCTGCAGGCGCTGCTGGCCGAACAGGTGCCGGTGCGCGACATCCGCAGCATTGCCGAGGCCATCGCGAACAATGCCGCCAAGAGTCAAGATACTGCCGCTTTGGTGGCCGCGGTGCGCGTCGGATTGTCGCGCGCCATCGTGCAAAGCATTGTAGGGACTGAGTCCGAGCTGCCTGTGATCACCTTGGAGCCCAGGTTGGAACAGATTTTGCTCAATAGTCTGCAGAAGGCAGGACAAGGCTCGGAAGAGGGTGTTCTGTTGGAGCCAAGCATGGCTGAGAAGCTGCAGCGTTCGTTGATCGAAGCCGCGCAGCGCCAGGAAATGCAAGGTCAACCGGTGATTCTGCTGGTAGCCGGTCCGGTCCGCGCGATGCTCTCGCGGTTCGGGCGCCTGGCGGTCCCGGGCTTGCACGTGTTGGCTTACCAGGAAATCCCTGACAACAAGCAAGTGACCATCGTTGCGACAGTAGGGCCCAACGGCTGA
- the flhF gene encoding flagellar biosynthesis protein FlhF, which translates to MQVKRFFAADMRQAMKLVRDELGADAAIIGNRRIAGGVELTAALDYKLSALAPRVPNMELEDELRKTQSRIVTAQAELSLRGDGDGSTNRQLFAGLPLTAAEPLIEPTFNEPHRPAPVAAAPAVDQRALDSMRFELNGLRELLEVQLGSLAWSQLQGSRPEQANLWRRLQRIGLSGPLARDLLALITEIDEPRQAWRMLLAHLARMIVTPEVEPLEEGGVIAMVGPAGMGKTTTLAKLAARYVLKYGAQNIALVSMDSYRIGAQEQLKTLGRILNVSVTHVDPGQSLAQALDPLLRKRVVLIDTAGLQASDPALRMQLESLAGRGIRAKNYLVLATTSQKQVLTAAYHSYKRCGLAGCILTKLDETASLGEVLSLAISHELPVAYLTDGPRIPDDLHLPRRHQLVSRAVSVQMQEEPSEEAMADMFADLYHNPTKRVG; encoded by the coding sequence ATGCAAGTTAAGCGTTTTTTCGCCGCCGATATGCGTCAGGCCATGAAGCTGGTTCGCGATGAGCTGGGCGCCGACGCCGCCATCATTGGCAATCGCCGCATCGCTGGCGGTGTCGAGCTGACGGCTGCCCTGGATTACAAGCTGTCGGCGCTGGCGCCCCGGGTTCCGAACATGGAGCTCGAGGACGAACTGCGCAAGACTCAGTCGCGCATCGTCACCGCCCAGGCCGAGCTGAGCCTGCGTGGCGACGGCGATGGTAGCACCAATCGCCAGCTGTTCGCCGGCCTGCCGCTGACCGCCGCCGAGCCGCTGATCGAACCGACGTTCAACGAGCCCCATCGCCCGGCCCCGGTGGCCGCCGCGCCGGCTGTCGATCAGCGGGCACTGGACTCGATGCGTTTTGAACTCAACGGCCTGCGCGAGCTGCTGGAAGTCCAGCTCGGTTCCCTGGCCTGGAGCCAGCTGCAAGGCAGCCGGCCCGAGCAGGCCAACCTCTGGCGGCGCCTGCAGCGTATCGGCTTGTCCGGTCCGCTGGCCCGCGACCTGCTGGCGCTGATCACTGAAATCGACGAACCCCGCCAGGCCTGGCGCATGCTCCTGGCCCACCTGGCGCGGATGATCGTGACCCCGGAAGTCGAGCCGTTGGAAGAGGGCGGTGTGATCGCCATGGTCGGCCCCGCCGGCATGGGCAAGACCACCACCCTGGCCAAGCTGGCTGCCCGTTACGTACTCAAGTACGGCGCGCAGAACATCGCGCTGGTGAGCATGGACAGCTACCGCATCGGCGCCCAGGAGCAGCTCAAGACCCTGGGCCGGATCCTCAACGTCTCGGTGACCCATGTCGATCCGGGCCAATCCCTGGCGCAAGCCCTCGATCCACTGCTGCGCAAGCGCGTGGTGTTGATCGACACCGCGGGCCTGCAAGCCAGCGACCCGGCCCTGCGCATGCAGCTGGAAAGTCTGGCCGGACGCGGGATCCGGGCAAAAAATTATCTGGTATTGGCAACCACCAGCCAGAAACAGGTTCTAACCGCCGCGTACCACAGCTACAAGCGTTGCGGGCTGGCCGGCTGCATCCTGACTAAACTGGATGAAACCGCCAGCCTTGGTGAGGTGTTGAGCCTGGCGATCAGTCACGAACTCCCCGTTGCCTATCTGACCGATGGCCCGCGGATTCCGGACGATCTGCACTTGCCGCGCCGTCATCAGCTGGTCAGTCGTGCGGTGAGCGTGCAGATGCAGGAAGAACCCAGCGAAGAAGCCATGGCTGACATGTTCGCTGACCTCTACCACAACCCGACCAAGCGGGTTGGCTGA
- the fleN gene encoding flagellar synthesis regulator FleN yields MGSMHPVQVIAVTGGKGGVGKTNVSVNLSLALAELGRRVMLLDADLGLANVDVLLGLTPKRTLADVIEGRCELRDVLLQGPGGIRIVPAASGTQSMVHLSPAQHAGLIQAFSDIGDNLDVLVIDTAAGIGDSVVSFVRAAQEVLLVVCDEPTSITDAYALIKLLNRDYGMNRFRVLANMAQSPQEGRNLFAKLTKVTDRFLDVALQYVGAVPYDECVRKAVQKQRAVYEAFPRSKCALAFKAIAQKVDTWPLPANPRGHLEFFVERLVHQTAGPVL; encoded by the coding sequence ATGGGCAGCATGCATCCCGTACAGGTGATCGCGGTGACCGGCGGCAAAGGTGGCGTCGGCAAGACTAACGTGTCAGTGAACTTGTCCCTGGCCCTAGCGGAGCTCGGCCGGCGCGTCATGCTGCTGGACGCCGACCTGGGTCTGGCTAACGTCGACGTGCTATTGGGGCTGACCCCCAAACGGACCCTCGCCGACGTGATCGAAGGCCGCTGCGAGCTGCGCGATGTGCTGCTGCAGGGGCCGGGTGGAATCCGTATCGTGCCGGCGGCGTCCGGCACCCAGAGCATGGTTCATCTGAGCCCGGCGCAGCATGCCGGCCTGATCCAGGCCTTCAGCGACATCGGCGACAACCTCGATGTGCTGGTGATCGACACCGCTGCCGGCATCGGCGACTCGGTGGTCAGCTTCGTCCGCGCCGCACAGGAAGTCCTGCTGGTGGTCTGCGACGAGCCGACCTCGATCACCGATGCCTACGCGCTGATCAAGCTGCTCAACCGCGACTACGGCATGAACCGCTTCCGCGTGCTCGCCAACATGGCGCAAAGCCCGCAGGAAGGCCGCAACCTGTTCGCCAAGTTGACCAAGGTCACGGACCGCTTCCTGGACGTGGCCCTACAATATGTCGGCGCCGTGCCTTACGACGAATGCGTGCGCAAGGCCGTGCAAAAGCAGCGTGCGGTCTATGAGGCGTTTCCGCGTTCGAAGTGCGCGCTGGCGTTCAAGGCCATTGCGCAGAAAGTCGATACCTGGCCGTTGCCGGCCAACCCACGTGGACATCTGGAATTTTTCGTCGAGCGGCTAGTGCATCAGACAGCGGGACCGGTGCTATGA
- the fliA gene encoding RNA polymerase sigma factor FliA yields MSASGYNLYKKSARDSQYELIERYAPLVKRIAYHLLARLPASVQVEDLIQAGMIGLLEVSTKYDASKGASFETYAGIRIRGAMLDEVRKGDWAPRSVHRNTRMVSDAIRAIEAKTGRDAKDHEVAAELQLSLDDYYGILNDTLGSRLFSFDDLLQDGEHEGLHEDGASAHLEPSRDLEDERFQAALADAIANLPERERLVLALYYDEELNLKEIGEVLGVSESRVSQLHSQCAARLRGRLGEWRAR; encoded by the coding sequence ATGAGCGCCAGCGGCTACAACCTTTACAAAAAGTCGGCACGTGACAGCCAGTACGAATTGATCGAGCGTTATGCGCCCCTGGTCAAGCGTATTGCCTATCACCTGTTGGCGCGCCTGCCGGCCAGTGTCCAGGTCGAAGACCTGATCCAGGCCGGGATGATCGGTCTGCTCGAAGTGTCGACCAAGTACGACGCGAGCAAGGGCGCGAGTTTCGAGACGTACGCGGGTATCCGTATCCGTGGTGCGATGCTCGATGAGGTCCGTAAAGGTGACTGGGCGCCGCGTTCGGTACATCGCAATACCCGGATGGTGAGCGATGCCATTCGCGCAATTGAAGCTAAAACCGGTCGTGACGCTAAAGATCATGAGGTTGCGGCCGAACTTCAATTGAGTCTCGACGATTATTACGGGATTTTGAACGACACCTTGGGCAGTCGCCTGTTCAGCTTCGACGACCTGTTGCAGGACGGCGAGCATGAAGGGCTGCATGAGGATGGCGCGAGTGCTCATCTCGAGCCGTCGCGCGACCTGGAGGACGAACGTTTCCAGGCTGCGCTGGCGGACGCGATTGCCAATTTGCCGGAGCGTGAGCGACTGGTCTTGGCGCTGTACTACGACGAAGAGCTGAACCTCAAGGAAATCGGTGAGGTCCTGGGGGTCAGCGAATCGCGGGTCAGCCAGTTACACAGCCAGTGCGCGGCCCGTTTGCGGGGGCGTTTGGGGGAGTGGCGAGCGCGCTGA
- a CDS encoding chemotaxis response regulator CheY: MKILIVDDFSTMRRIIKNLLRDLGFTNTVEADDGTTAIPVLNSGSIDFLVTDWNMPGMTGIDLLRHVRADEKLKHLPVLMVTAEAKREQIIEAAQAGVNGYVVKPFTAQALKEKIEKIFERIG; encoded by the coding sequence ATGAAAATCCTCATCGTTGATGACTTCTCAACGATGCGGCGGATCATAAAAAACCTGTTGCGTGACCTGGGTTTCACCAACACGGTCGAGGCTGACGATGGCACCACTGCCATTCCGGTCCTCAACAGTGGGAGCATCGACTTTCTGGTAACGGACTGGAACATGCCTGGCATGACCGGTATCGATCTGCTGCGCCATGTGCGCGCCGATGAAAAACTCAAGCACCTGCCGGTACTCATGGTGACCGCTGAAGCCAAGCGCGAACAGATCATCGAAGCTGCCCAGGCCGGCGTAAACGGCTATGTGGTCAAGCCCTTCACGGCCCAGGCGTTGAAAGAAAAGATCGAGAAGATCTTCGAACGCATCGGTTGA
- a CDS encoding protein phosphatase CheZ, with the protein MEHNESSLGDFESTLKKHALELVDSLEKGKFGEAVQLIHELNQTRDRGLYQEVGKLTRELHSAIVNFQIDPHMPQAEEVSQITDATERLSYVVRLTEAAANRTMDLVESATPLVNGLSSEAQALSADWGRFMRRELGAEEFRDLARRVDGFLTRSEQETRAVSSNLNDILLAQDYQDLTGQVIKRVTQLVTEVESNLLKLVLMASQVDRFAGIEHDRESILAEKDPQKHLAKGEGPQIHADKREDVVSGQDDVDDLLSSLGF; encoded by the coding sequence ATGGAGCACAACGAATCTTCATTGGGCGATTTCGAATCGACCCTGAAAAAACACGCACTCGAACTGGTCGACAGCCTTGAGAAAGGCAAGTTCGGCGAAGCCGTGCAACTGATCCATGAGCTCAACCAGACCCGTGACCGCGGCCTGTACCAGGAAGTCGGCAAGCTCACCCGCGAGCTGCATAGCGCCATCGTCAATTTCCAGATTGACCCGCATATGCCGCAAGCCGAGGAAGTTTCACAGATCACGGATGCCACCGAGCGCCTGTCCTATGTGGTCAGGCTGACCGAGGCCGCGGCCAACCGCACCATGGATCTGGTCGAGAGCGCTACCCCGTTGGTCAATGGCCTGAGCAGCGAAGCCCAGGCCCTGAGCGCCGACTGGGGACGTTTCATGCGCCGCGAACTGGGCGCCGAAGAATTCCGCGACCTGGCCCGCCGGGTGGACGGTTTCCTGACCCGCAGCGAGCAAGAGACGCGCGCGGTATCGAGCAACCTCAACGACATTCTGCTGGCGCAGGACTACCAGGACCTGACCGGTCAGGTGATCAAGCGCGTGACCCAGTTGGTCACCGAAGTCGAGAGCAACCTGCTCAAACTGGTCCTGATGGCCAGCCAGGTCGATCGTTTTGCCGGCATCGAACATGACCGTGAATCGATCCTCGCTGAAAAAGATCCGCAAAAACATCTGGCCAAGGGTGAAGGTCCGCAGATTCATGCCGATAAACGTGAAGACGTTGTATCCGGTCAGGACGATGTCGACGATTTGCTTTCCAGCCTTGGATTTTAG
- a CDS encoding chemotaxis protein CheA — translation MSFGADEEILQDFLVEAGEILEQLSEQLVELESRPDDADLLNAIFRGFHTVKGGAGFLQLNELVECCHIAENVFDILRKGERRVDAELMDVVLEALDAVNGMFGQVRERTEITAATPELLAALARLAEPAGAEEVAAPVAEVETVVETVAESAESESGDITDSEFEQLLDSLNAAKAEAEAPAAVAPAVPVAPAAGGEAASDEITDAEFESLLDQLHGKGQFAPDAVAPSATAPAAEKVAASDEITDDEFEALLDQLHGKGNFAVEALDSAVAAAVPPAAPSAAAAGSDLITDQEFESLLDELHGKGKFSEVPAAATKGSATAVTASAPAAVAKPAVKKAEAKVEAPKPAAAAAPAPARAPAAAPAEKPVSEAETTVRVDTARLDEIMNMVGELVLVRNRLVRLGLNSGDEAMSKAVSNLDVVTADLQTAVMKTRMQPIKKVFGRFPRLVRDLARQLKKEINLELVGEETDLDKNLVEALADPLVHLVRNAVDHGIESPEEREEAGKPRGGKVVLAAEQEGDHILLSISDDGKGMDPNVLRAIAVKRGVMDKDAADRLSDTECYNLIFAPGFSTKTEISDVSGRGVGMDVVKTKISQLNGSINIYSTKGQGSKIVIKVPLTLAIMPTLMVMLGNQAFAFPLVNVNEIFHLDLSRTNVVDGQEVVIVRDKALPLFYLKRWLVSSAAHEEQREGHVVILSVGTQRIGFVVDQLVGQEEVVIKPLGKMLQGTPGMSGATITGDGRIALILDVPSMLKRYAARRI, via the coding sequence ATGAGCTTCGGCGCCGATGAAGAAATCCTTCAGGATTTTCTGGTTGAGGCCGGCGAGATTCTAGAGCAACTGTCCGAACAACTGGTCGAGCTGGAAAGCCGGCCGGACGATGCGGATCTGCTCAACGCAATTTTTCGCGGTTTTCACACTGTAAAAGGGGGCGCCGGCTTCCTCCAGCTCAACGAGCTGGTGGAGTGCTGCCACATCGCCGAAAACGTGTTCGACATCCTGCGCAAGGGTGAGCGCCGCGTCGACGCGGAACTGATGGACGTGGTGCTCGAAGCACTGGACGCGGTGAATGGCATGTTCGGCCAGGTGCGCGAGCGCACCGAGATCACCGCCGCCACTCCGGAACTGCTGGCGGCCTTGGCCCGTCTGGCCGAGCCTGCCGGAGCCGAGGAGGTCGCCGCGCCGGTGGCCGAGGTTGAGACAGTTGTTGAAACCGTTGCCGAATCGGCCGAAAGCGAGTCCGGCGATATCACCGACAGCGAGTTCGAGCAGTTGCTCGATTCGCTCAATGCCGCCAAGGCCGAGGCCGAAGCCCCGGCCGCTGTTGCTCCCGCTGTTCCCGTTGCCCCCGCGGCCGGTGGCGAAGCGGCCAGCGACGAAATTACCGACGCCGAGTTCGAGTCGCTGCTCGATCAATTGCATGGCAAAGGCCAGTTCGCACCGGATGCGGTGGCACCTTCGGCCACGGCGCCCGCCGCGGAAAAAGTCGCGGCCAGCGACGAAATCACCGATGACGAATTCGAAGCACTGCTGGATCAGTTGCACGGCAAAGGCAACTTTGCGGTAGAGGCGCTGGACTCCGCAGTGGCTGCGGCGGTACCGCCGGCTGCGCCAAGCGCGGCTGCCGCCGGTAGCGACCTGATCACCGACCAGGAATTCGAATCCCTGCTCGACGAGCTGCATGGCAAGGGCAAGTTCTCTGAAGTACCTGCCGCCGCGACCAAGGGGAGCGCAACGGCGGTCACGGCCTCGGCGCCTGCCGCTGTCGCCAAGCCGGCAGTGAAGAAAGCCGAAGCCAAGGTCGAAGCACCGAAGCCGGCAGCCGCCGCTGCTCCGGCGCCTGCTCGTGCTCCGGCTGCCGCCCCGGCGGAAAAGCCGGTCAGCGAAGCCGAAACCACCGTGCGGGTCGATACCGCGCGGCTGGACGAAATCATGAACATGGTCGGCGAGCTGGTGCTGGTGCGTAACCGCCTGGTGCGCCTGGGGCTCAACAGCGGCGACGAAGCCATGTCCAAGGCCGTGTCGAACCTCGACGTGGTCACGGCCGACTTGCAGACCGCGGTGATGAAGACCCGGATGCAGCCGATCAAGAAGGTCTTCGGGCGCTTCCCGCGCCTGGTTCGCGACCTGGCCCGCCAGCTCAAGAAAGAGATCAACCTGGAGCTGGTCGGCGAAGAGACTGACCTCGACAAGAACCTTGTCGAGGCCCTGGCCGACCCGTTGGTGCACTTGGTGCGCAACGCCGTCGACCACGGTATCGAGTCGCCGGAAGAGCGCGAGGAGGCGGGCAAGCCCCGCGGTGGCAAGGTGGTGCTGGCGGCCGAGCAGGAAGGCGACCACATCCTGCTGTCGATCTCCGATGACGGCAAAGGCATGGACCCGAACGTCCTGCGCGCCATTGCGGTCAAGCGTGGGGTGATGGACAAGGATGCCGCCGATCGCCTGAGCGACACCGAGTGCTACAACCTGATCTTCGCCCCGGGCTTCTCGACCAAGACCGAGATCTCCGACGTGTCCGGCCGCGGCGTGGGCATGGACGTGGTGAAGACCAAGATTTCCCAGCTCAACGGTTCGATCAACATCTACTCGACCAAGGGCCAGGGTTCGAAGATCGTCATCAAGGTGCCGCTGACCCTGGCGATCATGCCGACCCTGATGGTGATGCTGGGCAACCAGGCGTTCGCTTTCCCGCTGGTCAACGTCAACGAAATCTTCCATCTGGACCTGTCGCGCACCAACGTGGTCGACGGCCAGGAGGTAGTGATCGTCCGCGACAAGGCGCTGCCACTGTTCTACCTCAAGCGCTGGCTGGTCAGCTCCGCCGCTCACGAAGAGCAGCGCGAAGGCCATGTGGTGATCCTTTCGGTCGGCACCCAGCGGATCGGCTTCGTCGTCGATCAACTGGTCGGCCAGGAAGAAGTCGTCATCAAGCCATTGGGCAAGATGCTCCAGGGAACCCCGGGCATGTCTGGCGCCACCATCACCGGTGACGGCCGCATCGCCCTGATTCTCGATGTTCCGAGCATGCTCAAGCGTTACGCCGCACGGCGTATTTGA
- a CDS encoding protein-glutamate methylesterase/protein-glutamine glutaminase has translation MAVKVLVVDDSGFFRRRVSEILSADINIQVVGTATNGKEAIDQALALKPDVITMDYEMPMMDGITAVRHIMQRCPTPVLMFSSLTHEGARVTLDALDAGAVDFLPKNFEDISRNPEKVKQLLCEKVHSISRSNRRFSSYSAPAPQPAAAPAPAPSSTSSFSSAAPARPAPAPIPARAAATGLSSAPKRKAYKLVAIGTSTGGPVALQRVLTQLPANFPAPIVLIQHMPAAFTKAFAERLDKLCRISVKEAEDGDILRPGLALLAPGGKQMMVDGRGAVKILPGDERLNYKPCVDITFGSAAKSYGDKVLAVVLTGMGADGREGARLLKQGGSAVWAQDEASCVIYGMPMAIVKAELADAVYGLDEIGKHLVEACL, from the coding sequence ATGGCAGTCAAGGTCCTGGTGGTGGACGATTCGGGGTTCTTCCGCCGCCGCGTCTCGGAAATTCTTTCAGCGGATATCAATATCCAGGTCGTCGGTACCGCGACCAACGGTAAAGAGGCGATCGATCAGGCTCTGGCGCTCAAGCCGGACGTGATCACCATGGACTACGAGATGCCGATGATGGATGGCATCACGGCAGTGCGGCACATCATGCAGCGCTGCCCGACGCCGGTGTTGATGTTCTCCTCGCTGACCCATGAAGGCGCCCGGGTAACCCTGGATGCGCTGGATGCCGGCGCGGTGGATTTCCTGCCGAAGAATTTCGAAGACATCTCGCGCAATCCCGAGAAGGTCAAGCAACTGCTGTGCGAGAAGGTCCACAGCATCTCGCGCAGTAACCGCCGTTTCAGCAGCTACAGCGCGCCGGCGCCACAACCGGCGGCGGCACCTGCGCCTGCGCCATCGAGCACCAGCAGTTTCAGCAGCGCGGCCCCGGCGCGTCCGGCCCCGGCGCCGATTCCTGCCCGCGCGGCGGCCACTGGCTTGTCGTCGGCCCCCAAGCGCAAGGCCTACAAACTGGTGGCCATCGGTACTTCCACCGGTGGCCCGGTGGCCCTGCAGCGGGTGCTGACCCAGTTGCCGGCCAACTTTCCGGCGCCGATTGTGCTGATCCAGCACATGCCGGCAGCCTTCACCAAGGCGTTCGCCGAGCGCCTGGACAAGCTCTGCCGGATCAGCGTCAAGGAAGCCGAGGATGGCGACATCCTGCGTCCGGGCCTGGCGCTGCTGGCACCGGGTGGCAAGCAGATGATGGTCGACGGCCGTGGCGCGGTGAAAATCCTCCCCGGCGACGAGCGTCTGAACTACAAGCCGTGCGTGGACATCACCTTCGGCTCGGCGGCCAAGTCCTACGGCGACAAAGTTCTGGCGGTGGTGCTCACCGGCATGGGCGCCGACGGTCGCGAAGGCGCGCGCCTGCTCAAGCAGGGCGGCAGCGCGGTCTGGGCCCAGGATGAAGCGAGCTGCGTGATCTACGGAATGCCGATGGCGATCGTCAAGGCGGAGCTGGCGGATGCGGTGTACGGTCTGGACGAGATCGGCAAGCACCTGGTCGAGGCCTGCCTCTGA
- a CDS encoding flagellar motor protein: protein MDVLSLIGIIMAFVAIIGGNYLEGGHLSALANGPAALIVLGGTIGAALLQSPLSAFKRAMQILGWILFPPRVDLPGGIDRVVNWSLTARKEGLLGLEGVADAEPDTYSRKGLQLLVDGAEPESIRSILEVDFYTQESRDIEAAKVFESMGGYAPTIGIIGAVMGLIHVMGNLADPSQLGSGIAVAFVATIYGVASANLVLLPIAAKLKSIALRQSRYREMLLEGILSIAEGENPRSIELKLQGFMD, encoded by the coding sequence ATGGATGTTCTAAGCCTCATCGGGATCATCATGGCGTTCGTCGCCATCATCGGTGGCAACTACCTGGAAGGCGGTCATCTGTCGGCCCTGGCCAATGGTCCGGCGGCGCTGATCGTGCTGGGCGGGACCATCGGTGCGGCGTTGCTGCAGTCGCCGCTGAGCGCCTTCAAGCGGGCCATGCAGATCCTCGGCTGGATCCTGTTTCCGCCGCGGGTCGACCTGCCTGGCGGCATCGATCGCGTCGTCAACTGGAGCCTGACCGCCCGCAAGGAAGGCCTGCTGGGCCTGGAAGGCGTGGCGGATGCCGAGCCCGACACCTACTCGCGCAAGGGCCTGCAGCTGCTGGTGGACGGCGCCGAACCGGAGTCCATCCGCAGCATCCTGGAAGTGGATTTCTACACCCAGGAAAGCCGCGACATCGAAGCGGCCAAAGTCTTTGAAAGCATGGGCGGCTACGCGCCGACCATCGGCATCATCGGTGCGGTCATGGGCCTGATCCATGTCATGGGCAACCTGGCCGACCCGTCGCAGCTGGGCAGCGGTATCGCCGTGGCCTTCGTCGCGACCATCTACGGCGTGGCCAGCGCCAACCTGGTGTTGCTGCCGATCGCCGCCAAGCTCAAGTCCATAGCCTTGCGGCAGTCGCGTTATCGCGAAATGTTGCTTGAAGGAATCCTGTCGATTGCCGAAGGTGAAAACCCTCGTTCCATTGAGTTGAAGCTGCAAGGCTTCATGGACTAA